The DNA segment CTCTCCACCGCCAATGCGGCGCTGGCCGCCCTCAAGGCGAGCCGCCTCCGCGCCGCCGGCGTCCTCGTCCCCGACTGATCATGGGAGGGGGCCTCGACGGCCCCCTCCCAGACCCTCCCCCGGGAAGGTTGCGCGGGCAAGCCCGCGCTCGGAGTGGAACACCGACCCGTGGCGACCGGGCGAGGCGTTGGCGCGCGACTACTCGGACAGCCTCCTAGCCGACGAAGCGCCGGAGGTTCTTCAGGTAGTAGCCCATCGCGAGGGTGATCAGCGCCGCCACGACGGCGATGACGAGGTTCTCGAGCTCGCCGGTCCGGCGGTAGGCGGCCAGCTCCCAGGCCGTGAAGAAGATGCCGAAGACGATCGCGGTCCCGATCAGCACCCGGTGCGCGATGATCAGCACGACCAGCCCCCCGGCGGCGCCGGCGACGGTCGAGGACGACGGGATGCGAAGGTTAGCGGCACGGCGTTAGATGGCCCAGCCGCCGTCGACACAGAGGACATGCCCCGTGATGTAGTTCGACGCCGGCGACGCCAAGAAGGCGACCGCCTCGGCCACGTCCAGGGGCTGACCCATTCGGGGAATGGGGAGCGCTTCCACGGGATACGCGTAGCCGCGCGTCATCTCGCTGTCCACGGCGCCCGGCGCTACCGCGTTCACGTAGATGCCGGCCTGCCCGACGTCCTTGGCCACCCACTTGGTCAGCGCGATGACGCCCCCCTTGGCGGCCGCGTAGGCCGGCCCCGAACGCCCGCGACGGGTCTCGGCGGACTCGCGGGCCCGGGAGACGGCGCCCCCGATGAGCCCGGAGATCGAGGCGATGGTGACGATCTTCCCGTATCCCTGGGCGCGCATGACGGGAACCGCCGCCTGGATGGCGAGGAAGGTGCCCTTGAGGACGACGTCGACCACGCGGTCCCAGGTGGGTTCGGTGGTCTCCTCCAGAAGGTCGCGATGAAGGATGCCCGCCGCGGTGACGAGGATGTCGAGCCGCCCGAGTTGCCCCGCCACCTGCTCCACCGCCCCGCGCACGTCGTCTCCGACCGTGACGTCGAGGGTCACCCCGAGCCCCCGCCGGCCATGCTTCCGGATAGCGCCCAGCGTCTCGTCGGGGCGAAGCAGGTCGGCGACCGCCACGTCGGCGCCGTCCCGCGCCAGCGCCACTGCGCAGGCCTGGCCGATCCCGCGGGCGGCGCCGGTGACCAGGGCGACCTGCCCTCCGAGGTCCGCCCGCTCGCTGCCCCGCATCACCCTCCTGGGCGCGGTCGCGGCTGGCCGGGCTACGGGACCGGCCGCGGCGTCGGCCGCGCCTCCTCGAGGCGCTTCAGCATGCGAGTGGCGGTGCCCTCGATGAACAGGCGGAAATCGTCGGGCCCCAGCGCCTCGAGCGCCTTCGTGGTCCCGAACTCCTTGGCGCAGGCGGCCGCGCTCGTATTGTAGATGAGATAGCGCACGCCGTACCGCTCGGAGTAGGAGGCGAACATCCGGCGCTCGAACTCGCGGTCGGGCCGGAGCAGATACGGGTTGTACCACGGCTCCTTCGAGAGCTTCCCCCAATCTTCCTTGGGCCCGGCGCCCGGCTGCACGGTGAACTCGCCCTCCTCGAGGACGGCCAGCGCCTCGTCGGTGGCCAGGACCTGCTCGAACGGAGAGTGCGGATCCCGCCGGAGCAGGACGATGAGGTCGATGGGCGTGGCGTACGTGACGGGCGCCAGGGCCGCCGGATCGATCATGCAGCGGGAGTTCGGGACCTCGCTGTAGCGGCGGCGCCCGTTTCGCACCGGCACGTTCTCGGCCGGATGCCGATCGAAGATCTGCTTGAGCTCTCGCATGTCGGCCGGCATCTCGCGCTCCGCCAGTTCGTCGCGCACGGCGTTGGTGCGGACGTAGATGTGGCGCTCCGACGGGGTGGCCACCGCGTCCTTGACGTAGACCCAGTCATCCGAGTTGATGCGCCCCCGGAACCGCGGGTCGAGCCTTCCGATGTGGGCCAGGAGCTGGGTGTAGGTGGACTTGCCGGTGCCGGTCGGAGCGATGATGAGGACACCCCGGCCGCTGACGTCGACGACGGCGCCGTGGATGGAGTGGATGCCGTGGCGGGCCAGCCCCACGCCGGCCGCCCCCAGGGCCCAGCTCTTCATCTGACCGTAGTAGTCGGTGTTCCAGAACACGCACTCGTTCGTCTCGGCGCAGTAGTAGGCCCCCGCCGACTCGGGGTCCCGCCGCTCGATCGCGCACCACATCTGGACACACGGCACGTCGTATCGCCGGCCGGCCTCCTCGACGGCGGACCGGTCGGTGAGCCACCAGTTCCGGGACCAGAAATTGGCGGCGTGGAGCGAGTTGGTCTGGAGCAGCACGGGCATCCCACCGATCACCGCCTGCACCACCCGGCGGTCGGGGCCGACCACGCGCTCGGCGCGGTCCTTCAGCGCCTGGATCTCGGCCCGAGTCGCCTGCTTGTTGGCGTTGGGCGCGCGCCGCTTGAGGACGGTTTCGTGGCTGTAGGCCCCGGGCGCGACGGGACGCCCGGTGGCCGGGTCGAGCAGCTCCTCCGGATTCGGGACCAGGGGCAGCCCGGGAAAGCCCCGCCTGTGCGCCTCGGTGAAGACCCCCGGGATACGGTAGAGCTCGGCATTCGCCATCACGCTCTCCTCACTCGGCGGCCCCACGGACGCGTGTCGGGGCCTGGTTGGAAACAGCCGGCGTCGAGCCGGTACGGCCCTACGACGGGGAGGGGCACCCGGTGCGGAAGGCGCTCGGCAGCGGCCACCGACCCCGCCCCTCTACGCGAGGAGCCTGTCGGACTAACCCGGCAGCTCGCCCCGAGCGCGCGCCGCGTCTGGCGGCGCTTCGAGCGGCGGCTATGCCGCCGCAACCGAGGGGGGGCATCGGGGGGTCTTCCGAGACCCCCCGAGCAACTAGTGAGGCATGAGGCTCGGGTCAGTGTCAAGTTCTCAGGCGGCCAGCTCGCGGGTGAAGGCCGCCAGCGGGATCGGCAGCCATGCCGGCCGGTTGTTCAACTCGTAGCTCAGCTCGTAGGCCGCCTTCTCGAGACAGAAGATCGACAGGAGCCGCGCCATCACGTCGCGCGCCGGGGGCACGATCACCACCCCGCGCTCCACGGTCACGGCCCGATAGCCGGCCAGGAAGGCGTCGGCGGCCGCCGTCTCCCAGGCGGCGCGCCACGGCTCGAGGGCCCGCGCCGCATCGCGATGCTCGGCCACCGCCTCGAAGAAGCCCGCGTAGCTCGCATAGGTGAACGAGCGCAGCATCCCCGCCACGTCGCGGAGCGGCGAGTGCTTGGCCCGGCGGGCCGCCAGCGGCCGAGCCGGCTCGCCCTCGAAGTCCGTGATCACGAACTCGTCGCCTGCCCCCGCCCGGCGCAAGACCTGCCCCAGGTGGTAGTCGCCGTGGATTCGGGTCTTCCACAGAGTCACCCCGGCCAGGCGGCCGATCGCCCGCGCGACTTTCTCCCGGACCGTCCCGGCAGCAGCCAGGATCCGGTCGATCCCCGGCCGCTGGGCGTGAGCCGCGCGGTCGCCGGCCGTGCGGAGCCCCGCCAGGGCCTCGTCGATCTCGGCCTCGATGGCGGCCGCCCAGGCCCGCAGGTCCTCGGGGACGACCGGCTCGGGGGCGAAGGCGGGGTCACCGGCATCCGAGGCGAGCGCCGCGTGGAGCTCGCCGGTGACCTCGCCAAGGCGTCGGGCGCCCGCCATGTACTCCGGGGTGAGCCCCACCACGACCGCGAGCGTGTGCTCGCTGGTGCCGGGAACCGCCCGCGGGCGGGCCGCGGCGTAGAACTCCCGGAGCGCGCCGAGGGTCCAGGCCCACCCGTCGCCCTGGTTCGGGATGAACGTCTGGAGGACGGCGACGGTGCGCCTGGCGTCGGCACCCGCATACTCGGCGAACCCGGCCAGCAGCGGGATGTGACGGAACCGGCCCTTCAAGGTGAGGAAGCGCGAGACCTCGAGATCGGGGTTCTCGCCGGCGGCGAGACGCCGGTAGACCTTGAGGAGGAGCCGATCGTCGAACGCCACCGAGGTGTTGCTCTGCTCTCCGCGCAGGCGCCGGATGTGACGGAGCGGGACCGGATGCACGCCGGCCGCCGCCTGAGACAGCACGGGCGTGCGATCGAAGAGGAGCGCTCCGGCCGCGGTCGCCAACCGATCGGCCTCTTCCATGAGGCGCAGGAGCGCCTCGCCCACCGCGGGATCTTCCAGCCCGTCGTAGAGCAGCCAGTCTCCGCCCGGCACCCCCAGTCGCGCGAGCGCAGGCAGGGGCGGTTCCAGGCGGGCCTCCGCGTCGGCCATGGGTCGGGCGGCGAGCGGGAGCAGATAGACCTCAGGCGGCCCCTTGACGTAGGCCACCTCGAGGAGGGCCAGCGCGGCGGCGATGCCGGGCGCCGGGACCGCCGCGCCATCCACGATCGTCACGGTGCCGACCGTGCGCCCCTTGCTGCCGAACCAGCGCTGAGCGACCAAGTAGTCCCCGAGTCCCGGCGCGATCTCGGCCAGCGCCGCCAGGAGCGCCGCCCCGTCGGGCGGCCGCAGCAGCCTACAGCGCGGAATGACGTACGTCATCGCGTCCGAGTCACCTCACGCCCGGATCGAAGCGCTCCGAGCGCGGGCTTCGCCCGCGCAACCCCTCCGGGGGGAGGCCTCGGAGGGGGGCTCGGCCCCCCTCCGAGTAACTAGAGCGGGGAAGTGCCCGCTCCATACCGGGTCCAGCTCCAGTCGATCGCCTCCACCTCCGACTCGCGCTGCGGGTTGAGGTGGAACCAGAAGTAGCCGTAGGGCCCGAGGCTCAGCGTGTAGGGCTCGGTCCCGATGGTCGGAAAGCGCGCGCCGCCGAGAATCTCGACCGGCTCCTGACCGGCGAACCGCCGGAGGTCGAGCTGGACCGGCTGGGCCGAGGCCGCCAGGTTGTGTACGAGCAGGAGCCGGTCACCCTGGTATTCGCGGAGGTAGGCCAGGATCCGATTATTGGTCGGCCGGAGGAACTCGATCGAGCCGCGCCCCATCGCCCGATACCGCTTCCGCGTCGCGATGAGGCGCCGCATCGTGTTGAGAAGCGAGGCGGGCGTGCGAAGCTGCGCCTCGACGTTCACCCGCTGGTAGCCGTCCACCGGATCGTGGATGACGGGGCTGTACAGCCGCGCCGGGTCCGCCTTGGAGAATCCCGCGTTCAGGTCGCCGGACCACTGCATGGGCGTGCGCACGCCGTTGCGGTCGCCGAGGTAGATGTTGTCGCCCATGCCGATCTCGTCCCCGTAATAGAGGACCGGGGTGCCCGGCATGGTGAACAGCATGCTGGTCAAGAGCTCGGTCTTCCGGCGATCGCGATCGAGCAGGGGCGCCAGGCGCCGGCGGATCCCGATGTTGAGCTTGGCCTGCCGGTCGGGCGCGTAGGCGTAATACATGTACTCGCGCTCTTCGCTGGTGCACATCTCGAGCGTCAGCTCGTCGTGGTTCCGCAGGAAGAAGCACCACTGGCAGTTCGGGGGGATGGCCGGGGTATGCGTGAAGATGTCGGTGATCGGCCGGCGGTCCTCGCTCTTCACCGCCATGAAGATGCGCGGCATCAGCGGGAAGTGGAAGGCCATTTGAAACTCGTCCCCGTCGCCGAAGTAGGCGCGGACGTCCTGCGGCCACTGGTTGGCCTCGGCCAGGAGGACTCGCCCGGAGTACGTCTCGTCGAGCCGGCGGCGGAGCGCCTTGAGGTAGGCGTGGGTCTCGGGGAGGTTCTCGCAGTTCGTCCCCTCGCGCTCGAAGAGGTACGGCACCGCATCACACCGGAAGCCGTCCAGTCCCTTCTCGAGCCAGAACGTCATGACGTCCAGCATGGCCTCCCGGACCTTCGGGTTGTCGTAATTCAGGTCCGGCTGGTGGCTGAAGAACCGGTGCCAGTAGTACTGCTTGGCGACCGGGTCCCAGGTCCAGTTCGAGCGCTCGGTGTCGACGAAGATGATGCGAGCGTCCCGGTAACGCTCGGGATCGTCGCTCCACACGTAGTAATCGCGGAAGGGGGAGTCCTTGGCC comes from the Candidatus Methylomirabilota bacterium genome and includes:
- the treS gene encoding maltose alpha-D-glucosyltransferase, with product MSDDLWYKDAVFYEVHVKAFYDSNGDGIGDFRGLTQKLDYVQMLGIDCLWILPMYPSPLRDDGYDIADFYSIHPDYGTIGDFKDFLDEAHRRGIRVVSDLVMNHTSDQHPWFQEARQAKDSPFRDYYVWSDDPERYRDARIIFVDTERSNWTWDPVAKQYYWHRFFSHQPDLNYDNPKVREAMLDVMTFWLEKGLDGFRCDAVPYLFEREGTNCENLPETHAYLKALRRRLDETYSGRVLLAEANQWPQDVRAYFGDGDEFQMAFHFPLMPRIFMAVKSEDRRPITDIFTHTPAIPPNCQWCFFLRNHDELTLEMCTSEEREYMYYAYAPDRQAKLNIGIRRRLAPLLDRDRRKTELLTSMLFTMPGTPVLYYGDEIGMGDNIYLGDRNGVRTPMQWSGDLNAGFSKADPARLYSPVIHDPVDGYQRVNVEAQLRTPASLLNTMRRLIATRKRYRAMGRGSIEFLRPTNNRILAYLREYQGDRLLLVHNLAASAQPVQLDLRRFAGQEPVEILGGARFPTIGTEPYTLSLGPYGYFWFHLNPQRESEVEAIDWSWTRYGAGTSPL
- a CDS encoding putative maltokinase; protein product: MTYVIPRCRLLRPPDGAALLAALAEIAPGLGDYLVAQRWFGSKGRTVGTVTIVDGAAVPAPGIAAALALLEVAYVKGPPEVYLLPLAARPMADAEARLEPPLPALARLGVPGGDWLLYDGLEDPAVGEALLRLMEEADRLATAAGALLFDRTPVLSQAAAGVHPVPLRHIRRLRGEQSNTSVAFDDRLLLKVYRRLAAGENPDLEVSRFLTLKGRFRHIPLLAGFAEYAGADARRTVAVLQTFIPNQGDGWAWTLGALREFYAAARPRAVPGTSEHTLAVVVGLTPEYMAGARRLGEVTGELHAALASDAGDPAFAPEPVVPEDLRAWAAAIEAEIDEALAGLRTAGDRAAHAQRPGIDRILAAAGTVREKVARAIGRLAGVTLWKTRIHGDYHLGQVLRRAGAGDEFVITDFEGEPARPLAARRAKHSPLRDVAGMLRSFTYASYAGFFEAVAEHRDAARALEPWRAAWETAAADAFLAGYRAVTVERGVVIVPPARDVMARLLSIFCLEKAAYELSYELNNRPAWLPIPLAAFTRELAA
- a CDS encoding SDR family oxidoreductase gives rise to the protein MRGSERADLGGQVALVTGAARGIGQACAVALARDGADVAVADLLRPDETLGAIRKHGRRGLGVTLDVTVGDDVRGAVEQVAGQLGRLDILVTAAGILHRDLLEETTEPTWDRVVDVVLKGTFLAIQAAVPVMRAQGYGKIVTIASISGLIGGAVSRARESAETRRGRSGPAYAAAKGGVIALTKWVAKDVGQAGIYVNAVAPGAVDSEMTRGYAYPVEALPIPRMGQPLDVAEAVAFLASPASNYITGHVLCVDGGWAI